The Paraburkholderia sp. ZP32-5 genome includes a window with the following:
- the cyaY gene encoding iron donor protein CyaY, with amino-acid sequence MSDSDYLTRAEAVLTAIESAVDDTAADIELERSGNVLTLEFENRTKIIVNLQPPMSEIWIAAKAGGFHFRFIDGEWRDTRSGTEFFAALSQYASEQAGEPVRITAQ; translated from the coding sequence ATGTCCGATAGTGATTACCTGACCCGTGCGGAAGCCGTGCTGACCGCCATCGAGAGCGCAGTCGACGACACCGCTGCCGACATCGAACTCGAGCGCAGCGGCAATGTTCTGACGCTCGAATTCGAGAACCGCACGAAGATCATCGTCAACCTTCAGCCGCCGATGAGCGAGATCTGGATTGCGGCGAAAGCAGGCGGTTTCCACTTCCGTTTCATCGACGGCGAATGGCGCGACACGCGCAGCGGCACGGAGTTTTTCGCGGCGCTATCGCAATACGCGAGCGAGCAGGCTGGCGAGCCGGTGCGGATTACCGCGCAGTAA
- the lptM gene encoding LPS translocon maturation chaperone LptM, which translates to MRVVTRMRAAAPGRAIVAVLAIFAGCALAGCGQRGALYLPTVPPLPAPPAHRTQTPTPDQTQPAAGNSTDTGSIPDTSGTPLSLAPEEQLATPPASNASGPSAPLPASAAPSVQ; encoded by the coding sequence ATGCGAGTCGTAACTCGGATGCGCGCGGCGGCACCCGGCCGCGCGATTGTAGCGGTTTTAGCCATTTTCGCAGGTTGCGCGCTCGCCGGTTGCGGTCAACGCGGCGCGCTTTATCTGCCGACTGTACCGCCGCTGCCTGCCCCGCCGGCTCATCGCACGCAAACGCCAACACCGGATCAAACTCAACCGGCCGCGGGCAATTCCACCGATACAGGCTCGATTCCGGACACGTCAGGTACGCCGCTGTCACTCGCGCCCGAAGAGCAACTCGCCACGCCGCCCGCTTCGAATGCATCCGGCCCGTCGGCACCGCTGCCCGCCTCCGCCGCTCCTTCCGTTCAATAA